Sequence from the Scyliorhinus canicula chromosome 7, sScyCan1.1, whole genome shotgun sequence genome:
ctccCAAGtccccacttgattggtaccccacctaccaccttaaacattcactcattCCACCACCTACACACAATGACAGcaatgttcaccatctacaagataaactgcagcaactcaccaggctctttcgacagcacctcccaaaaccTTTACCCatgagaagaacaagagcagcagacatatgggaacagTGCTACTTGCAAGTTTCCctcaaagtcacacaccatcctgtcttggTACTATATTGCCGTAACTTCACTGTTGCTTCCTCAAAATTAGGGATTTccctccccatcagtactgtgggtgtacctacacatgatTTGcagcatgaatgaataaaaaacatttcagcCTCCCTATCCACCTCTAAGAAACTGCTTCAAACTACTTCTTTGACCTTTCCTAATAAGTGCCTCCagttaaatattatttaaaatgcTGCTGTGTTGTGCCGTGCACATTTTGCAAGGGTAAAAGCACTATTTAAAAGTTGTTGCTGATCAGGCTTATCCAGttgccttttaaatgtgctgagggTTTCATTCTTGACTAACCATTCAGCCGTGGATTCcagcccccagccaccccccccccccccccccccccccacccccctccaaaacaTCCTTGGTTTAGAGAATTACTCAATTTCCCTGCAATCCATCTCCCAATTATTTTAATCTGTGTCCTCGTTTTTGACTTTGTTGAGGGAGAGGGCTGGGCCGGGGCGGTggcagggtcggggggtgggggtggagaggagacaaggtgcgggggggagggaaaggtgtgGAGGTGGCAGAGTGCACAACGAGGGGGGGAcacagggtgggtgagtgggcgggGGGCtcgacacggggtggggggggccgacacggggtggggggggccgacacggggtgggggggggccgacacggggtgggggggggccgacacggggtgggggggggccgacacggggtggggggggccgacacggggtgggggggggccgacacggggtgggggggggggccgacacggggtggggggggccgacacgggggggggggggccgacacggggggggggggggccgacacgggggggggggggggccgacacggggggggggggggggcccacgggggggggggggggccgacacggggtgggggggggccgacacgggggggggggggccgacacggggtgggggggggccgacacgggtggggggggggccgacacggggggggggggggccgacacggggtgggggggggccgacacggggtggggggggggccgacacggggtggggggggggccgacacggggtggggggggccgacacggggtgggggggggccgacacggggtggggggggggccgacacgggggggggggggccgacacggggtggggggggccgacacggggtggggggggccggacacgggtggggggggccgacacgggtgggggggggccgacactgggtgggggggggccgacacggggtgggggggggccgacacggggtggggggggggccgacacgggtggggggggggccgacacggggtgggggggggggcgacacggggtgggggggggcgacacggggtgggggggcgacacggggtggggggggggcgacacggggtggggggggcgacacggggtggggggggcgacacggggtggggggggggccgacacggggtgggggggggggccgacacggggtgggggggggggccgacacggggtgggggggggcgccgacacggggtggggggggcgacacggggtggggggggggccgacacggggtggggggccgacacggggtggggggggccgacacggggtggggggggccgacaccggggtggggggggccgacacgggggtggggggtgggggatgggggggttgacactgggtgggggtgggggatgggggggttgacactgggtgggggtgggggatggggggggttgacactgggtggggtggggggtgggggatggggggttgacactgggtgggggatggggattgacactgggtggggggtgggggattgacacggtggggggtgggggattgacactgggtgggggggtgggggattgacactgggtggggggtgggggattgacactgggtggggggtgggggattgacactgggtgggggggtgggggattgacactgggtgggggtgggggatgggggaggttgacactgggtgggggtggggaggttgacactgggtgggggggtggggaggttgacagtgggtggggggtggggaggttgacactgggtgggggtggggaggttgacactgggtggggggtgggggaggttgacactgggtggggggtggggaggttgacactgggtggggggtggggaggttgacactgggtggggggtggggaggttgacactgggtggggggtggggaggttgacagtgggtggggggtggggaggttgacactggtagggggggttggggggttgacaGTGGGTAGGAGGGGGGTTGACACAGGGTCCGAGGGAGAGACTCTCCGGGAACTTCTGATTGAAGCTTGGACATGGGCCTTACCCAGCCCCCATGCTGCCGGATCCAGGGCTCCAGGTTACTCTCCAGGTAGGTGCTCATCCACTCGGCGATCCGGGGCACCAGCGCTCCCATCTCCTTCTCCGCGCTCTCCACACTCAGAGCCGCCCCGAAACAGAAGAAAGCCACCAGGCGGCCCCAGTTCACCCCGTCCCGGAATAACTCGCCCACCACCTGCTCGAAGCGCCGGTAGGCCGTGTCCGGGGTCACCcgcagctgggctgacaggtcGCTGAAGGCCCGGCGGTACCGCAGCTCAAACTCCTCGGCAGCATCCCGCAGGGCCAGGCAGGCTCGCTCAGCCTCCGGCCTGCCGCTCGCATCAGCCGCTCCCTGCTCCGGCTGCAGGCCCAAGCCCGCCGCTCCATTCTGCTCACACAGtcgactccagctgtggcctctctGGGACAGTTTGTACCTGAGGAAGTCAGCGACCAGCTCGCCACTGCTGTACATCCTGCTGCTTCAGATCCTCACAGAGCCGGCATGGCGGATAGGAAGCAGAGAGCCGGGCCCCATAGACACACTGGCAATTCCACCACAACCCAGAGACAACTGGAGCAGCCGAGGCCCCGCCCCTTCCCCGGGCCCCGCCCCTTccccgggccccgcctcctccccggGCACCGCCCCCAAGCCCCGCCCCGGGCCACGCCCCCTTCCCTTTCCCGGGCCACGCCTCTTCCCCGGGCCACGCCCCCAAGCCCCGCCCCGGGCCCCCGGGACCCGCCCCCCTTCCCCGGGCCCTGTCCCCGTCCCCGGGCCCCGCCCCCCTTCCCCAGGCCACGCCCCCTTCCCAGGCCACGCCCCCTTCCCCAGGCCACGCCCCCCAAGCCTCTCCCCTTACCCGGGCCACGCTGCTTCCCCCGAGCCCCGCCCCTTCCCCGGGCCACACCCCCAAGCCTCTCCCCTTAACGGGCCACGCTCCTTACCCCGAGCCCCGCCCTTTCCCCAGGCCACACGCCCCAAGCCGCTCCCCTTCCCCGGGCCACGCCCCTTACCCCGAGTCCCACCCTTTCCCCGGGTCACGCCCCCcgagctgctccccttccccgggCCATGCCCCCCAAGCCACTCCCCTTACCCCaagccccaccccctaccccgagCCCCACCCTTTCCCCGGGTCACGCCCCCcgagctgctccccttccccgggCCATGCCCTCCAAGCCACTCCCCTTCCCCGGGCCACGCCCCTTACCCCAAGCCTTACCCTTGAGCCCCACCCTTTCCCCGGGTCACTCCCCcgagctgctccccttccccgggCCATGCCCTCCAAGCCACTCTCCTTCCCCGGGCCACGCCCCTTACCCCGAGCCTCACCCCTTCCCTGGGTCACACCCCTTACACCGAGCCCCACCCCTTCCCCGGGTCACGCCCCCCGACCTGCTCCCCTTCCCCGGGCCATGCCCTCCAAGCCACTCCCCTTCCCCGGGTCACACCCCCGAGCCGCTCCCCTTCCCCGGGCCACGCCCCTTACACCgagccccaccccttccccaggcCATGCCCCCGAGCCGCTCCCCTTTCCCGGGCCATGGCCCTTACATCGAGCCCCGCCCCTTACCCTGGCACACCCCCGAGCCATGCCCCTTCCCCGGGCCACGCCCCCGATACCCGCCCCTTACCCTGAGCCCCACCCCTTCCCTGGGCAAAGCCCCCGAGCTCAGCCCCTTCCCCAGGCCACGCCCCCtgagcctcacccctccccctgtccatgcccctgagCACCGCCTCTTACCTGGGCTGCACCGCCTCTTACCTGGGCCACGCCCCCAGCCaggccccaccctgccccacctcTTCCACAGGCCACACCCCTTCCCTAGGCCACACACCTTACCccaagccccacctccaagccccacacctttctccacccctgTCCCGAACCCCGTTCTTCACACTGAACCCTACCCCTTTACTTAAAACTGAGCCCCTCCTCTTTCCTCAAAACACTTTCCCCAAAACTGAGCCCCTCTTCTTTCCTCAAAACACTTTCCCCAAAACGGAGCCCCGACCCTTTGCCGCAGgctgacccccctctctcccagagACGCACTCATTTCTCCGAAACTGAGGCTCGCCCCTCTCCCTtatcttcacctttgacaacaagttcttcatccagacacacggaacagccatggggaccaaattcgcacctcaatacgcaacatcttcatgcacaagttcatacaccagatacatcaatgacatttttttcctttggacccacggcgaagaatcactgaaacaactacacaatgacatcaggaagtcagggaaggcaccggggccggatgggttcccggtggaattttataaaaagttcgtggacctagtgggccccttgctggtgcggacactcaacgaagcgtgggaaggggggactttgcccccgacgatgtcacgggcactgatctcgttaattttaaagaaggacaaggacccccagcagtgtggttcatacaggcccatatctctcctcaacgtggatgctaaggtgctggcaaaaatcccggccaccaggatagaggactgtgtgccaggggttccctcctttgtgaagggaaggcagctgaacacgaatgtgcggagattgctgaatgtcattatgatgccggcgattgagggggaggcagagatagtggtggcgctggatgcggagaaggccttcgatagagtggagtgggggtacctatgggaggtgttggggaggtttggatttggtgaagggttcattagatgggtaaggctgctatatgaggccccgatggcgtgcgtggccacgaataggaggaggtcggagtacttccggctttaccgagggaccaggcagggttgccccttgtcccccttgttgtttgcactggcaatcgagccgctggcgatggcattgagagattcagagaggtggagaggcttggtgcgaggtggagaggaacatagggtgtcgttgtatgccgacgacctgttactgtatgtggcggacccggtgggagggatgccgggagtgatggagttactagccgagtttgggaccttctcaggttataaattaaacttaggcaagagcgaggtgtttgtggtgcaccctggagaccaggaggaaggaattggtaggctcccgcttaggagggcaggggagagctttaggtacctgggggtgcaagtggccagggactgggggactctccacaagcataactttaccagactggtagatcagatggaggaggagttcaggaggtgggacatgctgccattgtcgttggcggggagggtgcagtccgtcaaaatgacagtgcttccgaggttcttgttcctttttcagtgcctgcccatatttatccccagggccttctttaggagagtgaccggcagtattctgagctttgtgtgggcacatgggactccgagagtgaggagggtgttcctggagcgaggaagggatagaggcgggctggcgctgcccaaccttctggggtactattgggcagccaatgtgtcaatggtgcgtaaatgggtgatggaggggggaggggcggcgtggaaaagaatggagatggcgtcatgtagaggtacgagcctgggtgccatggtaacggcaccgttgccgctctcccccaagagggttaccacgagcccggtggtggcggcgaccctaagaatctggggacagtggagacggcatcggggggaaacagggggctcgatggaggctccactgggtggcaaccatcggttcatcccggggaacacggatgggggattcaggggatggcaaagggcgggcatcagcaaattgagggacctgtttattggcgggaggtttgcgggcctgggggaactggaagataaatttggccttccccaggggaacatgttcagatacctgcaggtaaaggcgtttgctaggcgacaggtagagggattccctttgctgccctcgcaggggacgatggacagagtgctttcgggggtgtgggtaggagaggggaaggtgtctgacatctataaggtaatgcaggaggtggaggagtcgtcagtggaggagctgaaggctaaatgggaggaggaactcggggagcagatagaggacgggacttgggcggaggccttggagagagtcaactcttcctcctcatgtgcgaggcttagtctcatccaatttaaggtgctgcaccgggcccacatgtccgggactaggatgagtaggttctttgggggtgaggacaggtgcaccagatgttcggggagtcctgcgaaccacgcccatatgttctgggcatgcccagcactggaagaattctggaagggggtggcggggacggtgtcgagggtggttggatccagggtcaagccagggtggggactcgcgatttttggggttggggtggagccgggagtgcaggaggcgaaagaggccggggtcctggcctttgcgtccctagtagcccgtcgaaggattctgctacagtggaaggatgcgaggcccccaagcgtggagacctggatcagtgacatggcgggatttataaaattggaaaaggttaaatttgccctgagaggatcaacacaagggttctataaacggtggcagccttttctggacttcctggctcagagataggtaactgggtcaatagcagcagcaacccggggggggggggggggggtgcattattgtagtgtttattctgtaactttatagtgtgttaatttgcgttgttgttaaaatgctgggttgttcatggggatggggcgaatgtatatgattgttaatattattgttattttcggtattttactaaggtgcattattgttgtataaaatcaaaatttctcaataaaaattatttaaaaaaaaaaaaaatgacatcaGGAAGTTCTATTCcatcatcagactcaccatggtctactctccagaatcggttgcattcttagaCACACTCATGTCCATCAAGAatagtcacctcagcactttgctttactgcaagcccacggataacctcacaatgctctacttctccagcttccaccctaaaaacattaaagaagccatcccctatggacaagccctccgtatacacaggatctgctcagacgaggaggaacgtaacaggcatctacagatgctgaaagacgtCCTCGTAAGAGgctatggcgctcgactcattgatcaacaatacttttcactgtatacttatatatgtgacaataataaatcaaatcaaatcaaacagttccaatgtgccacagcaaccacactcacctcctcaaaagacaaacatgggacacaaccgacacgGTACCCTctgtcatccagtacttccccggagcggagaaactacgacatcttcttcacagccttcaacatgtcatcaataaagacgaacatcttgccaaggccacccCCACTACATGCCTTCAAACAACCtcacaacctcaaacagaccattgtttacagcaaactacccagtcttCAGGAATCAGCGCCAACAACACCACACATCCCTGCCattggcaacctctgcaagacgtgccagatcatcaacatgggtacaaccattacacatgagaacaccaccaaccAGGAACATGcaaatactcgtgcgactcagccaacgttgtctacctcatacgctgcaggaaaggatgtcttgAGGCGTGTACAGTCTCTGATCTtagggtaagtgttctccaaggcggctttcaggaTGTGCAACAGCGCAGAATCggtgagcagaaactgatagccaatttctgcacgcatgagtacagcctcaactgggaccttggatttatgtcgcattacagtcacctcccccccccccccccccccccccctccccaccatctgacttgggcttgcaaaatcctaccaactgtcctggcttgagacaattcacacctctttaacctgtgattatccctctctccagtcgcaccatctggacctgtaaagacttaattacctgcaaagacttgcattcaaagtatcatcttgcatcattgaatttggtTATATATGTGCTTGTagaatccacctcttcattcacctgaggaaggagctgtgcaccgaaagctagtgattcaaaacaaatctgttggactttaacctcgtgttataaggcttcttactgtacccTCTCCCTAGTCTGAGACCCGCCCCTTTAACCCCAGACTGAGCCCCGCCCCTTTTCCCCAGACTGAGCACCACCCTCAGACTGACCCCCATCTCCGcctcatcttccaaacccactcaccatctccctgtccccttctccctctccaacCTATTCCTATCCAGCCCTCTTCCCAGCCACTTAACATTTCCTATTCCACCTCCCAACCCCAGCCTCCCCAACTTAATGGAACCATGgaccaaagagctgaactcaacaaGTGAGGTGCAATTGAATGTGGTTGAATGTGGAGTATGACATTCTGGAGGCCTTGTAAAATTGCAGTCACTGGAATAAAGGGGAATACTTGgcactgtttggagtcatacctatcCCCGACACTGGATGGTTCTGGTTCTTGGAGGCtaatgactccccaaagccaccatctacagggcagaAGTCAGGTGTGTGTTGAAACGCGCTCCTGCTGCttgaatgagtgcagcttcaaaacCATGCAAGAaagatgctcaacaccatccaggacaaagcagaccactTGGAGAGTGTCCCGTCCACCAACTTGAACATTCACACCCAAGAATGCATTAAGTACCCTTAAGTGTGGTCAAATTGAGATTCAATAGAGGTTTAACAGAACTTCCTTCTTTCCAATGATATTCTTCTGGAAAAAAGCCTAGTATTTGGTTTACTTTCTGATGGTCTTGCTACCCTGGAGCGCAAGTTTTAGTGATTGACATATTTGTAGTCAGAGATTCCTTTGTTCCTCTCCTCACCTAAATTTTCACCTTCAAAGTAATAAACAATCTCCCCATTCATCCCACTAAAGTTTATTATCTAATAATTATTTGTGTTGAAATTGTTAATTGTCAATTAACAATACAGTTCCTCCTGTAATTTGTTGCTGTCCTTCTCTGTattttttttccttcctttttttaaatataaatttggagtacccaattcattttttccagttaaggggcaattttagcgtggccaatccacctagcctgcacatctttgggttgtgggggagaaacccatgcaatcacggggaaatgtgcaaactccacacggacagtgatccagagccgggattgaacttgggacctcggcgccgtaaggcagcagtgctaaccactgcacaaccgtgctgccccatccttCTCAGTATGGACTATCACCCCCAATCTGGTGTCATCTAGTCATTCTATTTCTTTGTCAGTAAATATTTCCAGTTTATTCTCTCTTGTTCCATTCTCATCCCCTTAAAATCAGCAATTTTGCCAATACAACACATGAGTCTTTGTATTTTATTGTCCTTCTCAATCATAACCCTATTCTGTTGTGACCTCTATTGCCTATATGTTCCCTTACAAGTCTTTTATCTAtttcagcacccttccattgctagaTCCAGCAACAAGTCCTTTCTTTTAGTTTTTTTATACACTGGATTTTTTAAAACTCAATTTCCTGCACCCTTGGGTTGCAACCGCTTGATACTTTAATGTGGGATCTCCCACTATTATTCCACAACTTTTATTCACTTCACATATTGCTTACATATttttcctccacctcctttctGCCATTATGTGGTTTGTAGTAGGCCACCATTACCGTGAttgattccttttttttcattttattctaTGAGGATTTTGTTTCTAACCTCCTGTCCCTTTTTTCTACTGCCATTAAGTTACCGCCAGAGATACCCACCCTCCTCTTCTTTCACTGTTCTTTCAGATTATAAACTggaatatttagttgccagtcctcTCTTTTATGTTGCCTTGTTTGGTATTCCTACTTTGTACACACAGTCCTACCACAAGGTCAGTTGAGGGCaggaagtgggagtggggggcggggggagcattgACTGAAGGATTGGCCAGCAAAACCCAAGGAAAAGAAATAATGTCTATGTACAATTTAGGCAACTACATGTTCCATGGATGGTGAAGTTGGGGTTCTGTTGCGTGAGGTGAGTTGGGAGGGTTGGCCTGTTTTGCAGTTTAGCGAACCCTTCCTAGGAAATAACAGAGCCAGACAGGGCATGATGCTTGTGTTCAATCTGCAGAACCTAGCAGCAAATGAGGCAGAAGATGGCACAACTTAAGGAAGCTATCCAAGAGACCATTCAACGATAGATATCTCAAATATGCATACCACAAACTGCTTTTGATCAATCTGTTGCATAATTGCTAATAGTCCATCCATAACCTTTCAGCTCTTTTGTTGCTTACCATGTGGTTTCACTTCCAAATTCACTCTGAAACTTACAATTGAAATCCTTGCCACACTCGCATCATCAAATAACCTCCGTGGAcaggaaagagactccaggatggtatgttgccttcctggtgccagggtcaaggatgtctcaaaacaaacacaggacaccctgaaggagagggtgaacagccagaggtcatagtacacataggtactaatggCATAGGCAGGAAGAGAGATGAGGTCcagcagaaggagttcaggagtTAGACAATAAGCTAAAAAACAGGACCTTTAggtttgtaatctcaggattactccctgtgccacgtgccagtgaggcgatAAATagaaggatagtgcagctaaatacaTGGCTAacctggtggtgtaggagggagggtttcagagttctggaccactgggacttcttccagggcaggtgtgacttgtgcaagaaggacgggttgcatctaaactggaggggcaccaatatcctggatgggaggtttgctagtgtcacttgGGAGGATTTAAGCTAGTATGGCAGTGGGGTGAGAACCAGAGTGtaagcttagaaggtgtaataactgaaggggaggtataaaacaaaaataagagaacaacatcaccctgtcagCTCAAACGCAgcggtttgaagtgtatttgtgtcaacgccagaagtatagcgggtaaggcagatgaacttagagcacttattagtacttggaattatgatgttgtggctatcacagaaacatggttaaagggagAGTAGGATTGGCAGCTGGACGTTGGAGGATATATATACTTCAGAAGAGATAGAGGGAGATGTAAAAGGGATGGGAGATTAGCATTACCGGTGAAGCAGAATGTTATAGccgtactgcaggaggacacctctgAGGGCTCATACACTGagacaatctgggtagagctcaggaacaagaAGGggacaatcacaatgttgggggtttattgtaggccccccaactgccagcgagagataggggagcagataggtagagagattttggataggtgcaaatgCAACAGGATTGttatggtaggggattttaatttcccctatattgactgcggctcacttagtgctaggggcttggatggggcagagtttgtaaggtgtaccaggaaggcttcttgatccaatatgtggatagtccaacgagggaaggggcaatactggctccggtattggggaatgagcctggacaggtggttgaggtttcagtcaaggaacattttgggagtagtgaccacaattccgtaagttttagggtacttttggacagggatcAGGGTAAccatggggaaaggcaaattccgATAACAGTAGACAGAAATTTGGATTAGGTGCGGCTGTTGGATGGtcaatcaacatcggacatgtgggaatcGTTCAaatgacagttgattaggattcaggaaagtcacgttcctgagagaacgaaggataaaaATGGGAAGTTTTGGGAATCTTGGATAATGAGGGAATaagaagaaaataataataagaaAAACAAGgattttgtacggtctagaagggtgggaacTGTCAAAACCCTTGAAGAGCGTAAAGAAAATAAGAAGATACTTAggcgggaaattaggagagctaggaaggtcatgaaaagtccttggcaagtaggattaaggtgaatcccaaagctttttattcatatgtgaaAAGCAACAGGGTGGCCAGGGAATGGACTGGACCACTTTACGACAGTgcggggaatctatgtgttgagccagaggaaatgggtgaggtacaaaatgagtgctttgcatcagtgttcaccaagaaaGGGACTTtgcggaagatgattcttgggtagggtgtgcggacagtctggatcatgttaccATGAAAAGGATGAGATATTAGgtattttaaaagatattaaggtagctaAATCtcttgggctggatgggatttactccaggatactgagggaagcTAGGGAACAAATTCCTGGGGccatgactgacatctttgtacccttaatggctacaggtgagatcccatacgactggagaatagctaatgtggtactcctgtttaaaaaaaggaagttgagataatcctggaaactataggccggtgagcctcacgttggtGCAAAGAACAAAGTGTCATggaagagtacctttaagaaatgaatgtttaagcaatgtacctttaagaaatggagcagctcattttactgaagtgatgtcagagggtggggggagctgagctgagatcacttctgctttttgggagttttagtttcagttttgagaaaaagagcttggttgtgtctgtgtttgcagtgagctggatctgccgtGATCTCTACCattaaagactatctctgaatcatttgggtgatttaaactcataatagtaatgtctttaacctgatgtgtttctgtttaaaggtgttaagtctttaagagatttgaaggaacattttgagggattatttagtgttgtattatttttggggttatctttgaagtaaggggtgttaagggatccaatgtttatttaaaaaggttaagttgaattcatggaataaacatcgttttgtgtttaaaaacccacgtgtccataattgtaataccacacctggagaccaagccatgtgcttcaaaagcaacaacacATTAGagattggttgaactccatgatacattttggggttctgaaaacgccgttcccataac
This genomic interval carries:
- the bcl2l1 gene encoding bcl-2-like protein 1, coding for MYSSGELVADFLRYKLSQRGHSWSRLCEQNGAAGLGLQPEQGAADASGRPEAERACLALRDAAEEFELRYRRAFSDLSAQLRVTPDTAYRRFEQVVGELFRDGVNWGRLVAFFCFGAALSVESAEKEMGALVPRIAEWMSTYLESNLEPWIRQHGGWDAFVTLYGNNAAARNRQLQDSVAKWFMALTAVGATLAIAAYLVQRR